In one Legionella clemsonensis genomic region, the following are encoded:
- a CDS encoding type I polyketide synthase — MINSAAYAYTVVELFEEQVNKNPNNIALNEDDTTLTYQALNEKANQFSQWLRKNKVQSGEFVGILLDPGVDYIVCMLGIVKAGAVYLPLDSMAPQLRLEELLNDAKPSLIVTNEQYINRVNQRNCAVRLLKHIYLESVSYPRLNTEVTSSPNSPLYMMYTSGSTGRPKGVVITHQAVVNLNKIDNYAKVKEGERVAQFSNPAFDGSTFEIWSALLNGATLVIIPYIIRKDHTRLKNFLNFSSITYLFLPTGFFHQLIKSAMDTLDKVEVVIFGGEQVNPLLLKKLSNYRKQQKLPITLINGYGPTEATTFTCRQIINHEWAIDDERLASIGKPIENVQVYILDDNKMPASEGELYICGINLAIHYHNSTINGEKFIPNPFINDHESPYGRLYKTGDRVRKLPSGDLLFLGRYDDQVKIGGFRIHLNEIEHQLMQHPLISLAAVRVEIGGGSHQMLTAYIVLSSINETIHADEIRDYLSHKLPIYMLPAKYVLVEDLPLTSVGKVDKSKLDQINHTDLSLHVDTAPSSLIEEKITAIWQELLNRNTIDVNKNLFELGANSLLIAEACTRINETLNSELQVSHIISYPTIHKLSRFLDGDIETPIVKEIHATTSHDIAIIGMACRFPQANSLDEFWQNILEGKDCLTLFPSDRLHSPKASNKNFIPVRGILGDVDKFDANFFGFNPVDASITDPQQRIFLECTWSALEHAGIAPGKLQSKTISVFAGMADSTYLHENLLKNNWFRKEHDRFHCRIASSSSMLSTQVSYRLNLRGKSLNVNTACSTGLVTVNEACHDLISGESDISIAGAVSIVVPEEDGYLYTEGSIESPDGKCRPFDEMANGTVFSNGVGIVILKRLKDAIADKDTIYAVIKGRGINNDGADKLGFTAPSTSGQSACIREALGTAKLSAAEVSFVEAHGTATTLGDAIEFNVLNTVYKEQTDQTQFCALGSVKGNIGHTDVAAGMAGLIKVSLSLYHRIIPPMINFQKSNPNIALENSPFYINTQPIEWKKTNSSKRHAGVSAFGVGGTNTHMILGEYIPKEKAIASTSDQLFILSAKTSAALEENTEKFLKHLSLYDESTLPSYLPKVAYTLQTGREDFQWRRIAVGKTFAEIQKSFSQSKLHQYTEQPPHSIIFMFPGQGMQYHQMAAQLMQEFPLFGDLVTKGFQIAKSYLNCDLETILNNPEDPRLHQTQYAQPALFIIEYALAQLLIELGIKPQALIGHSLGEYVAATLAGVFSYEDAIALVCERGLLMSSAPIGAMLAIECSADEFRDIQKQLPEIEFAVHNATNHCVASCKSEFVETLENYLSQLDLPYQRLKVSHAFHSSLMETIEIPFKEIFRNITLNPPAIPIISNVTGNWLTAEEAVDPCYWYRHLRNTVLLSEGFGNLLQNKHSLFIEVGPGRGLCTFLKMTANTIASPVIQTLPNHHRKTEDIQTLLHAVGRLWQEGMVINWLALHHNKPLQRVALPTYSFQRQSYWIKPDKFSETINLPSLYKQVWAHQLAYLNQPLVDAGKIGEHTWILFHEKTEASSQLISLLKRYNAKLFVVETGENYSEVDSRTFKINFAVKNHYLKLFKKLKTELENPIIFHTISCQPLTIELSNKDIDSLLNLSFFSLLYITQAYLEIIGEHIPLRYGVLTQGTQRILGTEVISPLNASVIGACRVISQEHPSITCRIFDINSTDHSSLETYCLLYLINMSVSDVWFKQDTITAYRNGYQWNLSYSPADSTLIYNRFRNKGVYLITGGLGGIGLALSEAIVEHVTHPTLIFLSRTPIPQESAWKEALADPTHKFHQKVKTFSLLQQKGASLHFYQVDITDYVALSKIINQCKDQFGSIHGLIHCAGVAGGGLAQLKTREMADKVLHPKIHGTFNLIRAFADMPLDFVVLMSSIAALSGEPGQIDYCAANSCLDTFAISNYFNSNFVLSLNWNTWREVGMAVETKHSGDMNWFNRGNDISPEQGKGLFLQALQTNFTNLAVSNFDITTYKTLVAENNKLFESPDIKVSRTDLNIDNDYHQPRNLIETQLAQLWQEDLGIESIGIHDNFFDLGGHSLKALKLIEKINHTFHRSLAVTQLYQTPTIAQLSEIISGQDNIESLDILVPLNHTANTPNLFVCHPISGLVYCFDSLTKAFSPPLSIYGLQDPSISTDCLLYSDIPSMAKAYLAAIKSIQPHGPYYLLGYSFGGSLLYEVAALLKKENNQINLLGLIDSWAAFSPKQSDESHFKSLLRVSHPDLPPNLVQLAWARMQLLLSHTPTTLNQDMLLFKASDLFEDYKSINDPSNGWSNFNKGKITCHLLDANHETILNAKNSKHIVKCIQQYCGL, encoded by the coding sequence ATGATAAATAGTGCAGCCTATGCTTACACTGTGGTCGAACTCTTTGAAGAGCAAGTCAACAAAAACCCCAATAATATCGCCCTCAATGAAGATGATACCACCCTCACTTACCAAGCTTTAAATGAAAAAGCAAACCAATTTTCTCAATGGCTTCGAAAAAATAAGGTGCAGTCGGGTGAATTTGTAGGAATTTTATTAGACCCTGGCGTTGATTACATCGTCTGCATGTTAGGGATTGTTAAAGCCGGAGCTGTTTATCTGCCTTTAGATTCAATGGCACCTCAACTTCGTTTGGAAGAACTATTAAATGATGCTAAACCTAGTTTAATTGTTACCAACGAGCAATACATTAATCGCGTCAATCAGAGAAATTGTGCTGTACGTCTTCTTAAGCACATTTATTTAGAATCGGTTAGTTACCCTCGTTTAAACACTGAAGTTACTTCGTCTCCTAACTCTCCACTCTACATGATGTATACCTCAGGCTCGACAGGAAGACCTAAGGGTGTTGTTATTACTCACCAAGCCGTTGTTAATCTTAACAAAATTGATAATTATGCCAAAGTAAAAGAAGGCGAACGCGTCGCACAATTCAGTAATCCGGCTTTTGATGGGAGTACTTTTGAAATTTGGAGTGCTCTTTTAAATGGAGCAACCTTAGTTATCATCCCCTATATTATTCGCAAGGATCATACTCGGTTAAAAAATTTTTTAAATTTCAGCTCGATTACTTATCTTTTTTTACCTACGGGCTTTTTTCACCAACTCATTAAATCAGCAATGGATACCTTGGATAAAGTAGAGGTAGTGATTTTTGGTGGGGAACAAGTCAATCCGCTGCTCTTAAAAAAATTAAGTAACTATCGTAAACAACAAAAATTACCTATCACCCTGATTAATGGTTATGGGCCTACTGAGGCAACTACCTTTACTTGTCGACAAATTATTAATCATGAATGGGCAATCGATGATGAACGATTAGCAAGCATAGGTAAGCCAATTGAAAATGTTCAAGTTTACATTCTTGATGACAATAAAATGCCTGCATCTGAGGGAGAACTTTATATATGTGGGATTAATTTGGCAATCCATTATCATAACTCAACGATCAACGGGGAAAAATTTATTCCCAATCCATTTATTAACGATCATGAGTCTCCTTACGGTCGTTTATATAAAACCGGAGACAGAGTCCGCAAACTACCTTCTGGCGATTTATTATTTTTAGGCCGTTATGATGACCAAGTTAAAATTGGTGGTTTTCGCATTCATCTTAATGAAATAGAACATCAGCTCATGCAACATCCTTTGATTAGTCTTGCGGCTGTTAGAGTAGAGATTGGTGGTGGCTCTCATCAAATGTTAACCGCTTATATTGTACTATCCTCAATCAACGAGACTATTCACGCCGATGAAATTCGTGACTATCTAAGCCATAAACTTCCCATCTATATGCTCCCTGCCAAATATGTGCTAGTGGAGGACCTGCCTCTTACATCCGTCGGGAAGGTCGACAAGTCAAAGCTTGATCAGATAAATCACACTGATCTATCACTTCATGTGGATACTGCACCCTCAAGCTTGATTGAAGAAAAAATAACAGCTATTTGGCAAGAGCTTTTAAACCGCAACACAATAGACGTCAACAAAAATTTGTTTGAACTTGGCGCCAATTCACTACTTATCGCTGAAGCCTGTACAAGAATTAATGAAACGCTTAATTCCGAATTACAAGTTTCACATATTATTTCCTATCCAACCATTCATAAATTGAGTCGATTTTTAGATGGAGATATCGAAACGCCTATTGTTAAAGAAATCCATGCGACAACCTCTCACGATATAGCTATTATTGGCATGGCGTGCCGATTCCCTCAAGCGAACTCGCTTGATGAGTTTTGGCAAAATATTCTTGAGGGAAAAGATTGTTTGACCTTGTTTCCATCAGACCGATTACATTCCCCTAAAGCATCTAATAAAAATTTTATTCCTGTTCGCGGAATACTCGGTGATGTGGATAAATTTGACGCCAACTTTTTTGGTTTTAATCCTGTTGATGCCAGTATCACTGATCCTCAACAGCGAATTTTCTTAGAGTGTACCTGGTCTGCATTGGAGCATGCAGGCATTGCTCCTGGAAAACTACAGTCAAAAACGATCAGTGTATTCGCTGGAATGGCAGACAGTACTTATTTACATGAAAATTTATTGAAAAATAATTGGTTTCGCAAAGAGCATGATCGTTTTCACTGCCGAATAGCAAGTTCATCCAGTATGCTTAGCACCCAAGTTTCTTACAGACTTAATCTTAGAGGGAAAAGCCTTAATGTAAATACCGCTTGCTCTACTGGATTAGTAACAGTCAATGAAGCTTGTCATGATTTAATTTCAGGAGAATCAGACATTTCTATTGCTGGTGCGGTATCTATTGTTGTACCAGAAGAAGATGGTTATCTTTATACTGAAGGAAGTATTGAATCACCTGATGGAAAATGTCGTCCTTTTGACGAGATGGCAAATGGCACTGTCTTTTCCAATGGCGTCGGGATCGTCATCCTTAAACGATTAAAAGATGCCATTGCTGATAAAGATACTATTTATGCCGTTATTAAAGGCAGAGGAATAAATAATGATGGTGCAGATAAACTTGGATTTACAGCCCCAAGTACTAGTGGTCAATCGGCATGTATTCGTGAAGCTTTAGGGACTGCCAAACTTAGTGCCGCAGAAGTAAGTTTTGTTGAAGCCCATGGAACAGCAACAACACTCGGTGACGCAATTGAATTTAACGTTTTAAATACCGTTTATAAAGAACAGACAGATCAAACTCAATTTTGTGCCTTAGGCTCGGTAAAAGGGAATATTGGTCACACAGATGTTGCAGCAGGTATGGCCGGACTAATCAAGGTTAGTTTAAGCCTCTACCATCGCATAATACCGCCGATGATAAATTTCCAAAAATCCAATCCCAATATTGCCCTGGAAAACAGCCCCTTTTACATCAATACCCAACCAATTGAATGGAAAAAAACCAATTCTTCAAAACGACATGCAGGGGTCAGTGCATTCGGCGTCGGCGGCACAAACACTCATATGATTTTAGGAGAATATATTCCTAAAGAAAAAGCCATCGCCTCAACCTCTGACCAGCTCTTTATACTTTCAGCAAAAACTTCCGCTGCGTTGGAAGAAAATACGGAGAAGTTTTTAAAGCATTTATCTCTCTACGACGAATCAACCCTGCCCTCTTATCTTCCTAAAGTGGCTTATACCCTGCAAACAGGAAGAGAAGACTTTCAATGGCGACGTATAGCAGTAGGCAAAACGTTTGCAGAGATTCAGAAGAGTTTTTCTCAATCGAAATTACATCAATATACAGAGCAACCTCCCCATAGCATCATATTTATGTTTCCGGGACAGGGAATGCAATACCATCAAATGGCTGCTCAACTAATGCAGGAATTTCCTTTATTCGGGGACTTGGTTACAAAAGGTTTTCAAATTGCTAAATCCTATCTTAACTGTGATTTGGAAACCATTCTTAATAATCCTGAGGATCCACGACTACACCAAACCCAATATGCTCAACCTGCCCTATTTATTATTGAATATGCATTGGCTCAACTACTAATTGAATTGGGTATTAAACCGCAAGCTCTTATCGGGCACAGCCTGGGTGAGTATGTTGCTGCTACTCTTGCTGGTGTTTTTTCTTATGAGGATGCTATTGCCTTAGTTTGCGAACGGGGACTTTTGATGTCTAGTGCTCCAATAGGAGCAATGTTAGCGATTGAGTGCAGCGCCGATGAATTTAGAGATATTCAAAAGCAACTTCCTGAAATTGAGTTTGCTGTGCACAATGCAACAAATCACTGCGTTGCCTCATGTAAATCTGAATTTGTCGAAACTTTAGAGAATTATTTATCTCAACTGGATCTTCCCTATCAGCGTTTAAAGGTTAGCCACGCTTTTCACAGTAGTTTGATGGAAACCATCGAAATACCTTTTAAGGAAATTTTTAGAAACATCACATTAAATCCACCTGCTATACCTATAATTTCAAACGTCACCGGCAATTGGCTTACAGCCGAAGAGGCCGTGGATCCTTGTTATTGGTATCGTCATTTACGTAATACAGTTTTACTCAGTGAAGGCTTCGGCAATCTGCTACAAAATAAGCATTCCCTTTTTATAGAAGTAGGACCTGGTCGCGGTTTATGCACTTTCCTTAAAATGACAGCTAATACGATAGCTTCACCGGTTATCCAAACCTTACCGAACCATCATCGAAAAACAGAAGATATACAGACATTACTGCATGCTGTAGGGAGATTATGGCAAGAAGGAATGGTTATAAATTGGCTTGCATTGCATCATAATAAACCACTTCAGCGTGTTGCTCTACCTACTTACTCTTTTCAAAGACAAAGTTATTGGATAAAACCAGATAAATTCAGTGAAACTATCAATTTACCTTCTCTGTATAAACAGGTATGGGCGCACCAATTAGCCTATCTTAATCAACCGTTAGTTGACGCCGGAAAAATAGGTGAGCACACATGGATCCTATTTCATGAGAAAACGGAGGCTAGTAGTCAATTAATCTCATTATTAAAGAGATACAATGCCAAATTATTTGTCGTTGAGACCGGAGAAAATTATAGTGAAGTCGATTCGCGTACATTTAAAATTAATTTCGCGGTCAAAAATCATTATTTAAAATTATTTAAGAAGCTAAAAACCGAACTTGAGAATCCTATTATTTTCCATACTATTTCCTGCCAGCCCTTAACGATTGAACTGTCTAATAAAGATATAGATTCGCTGTTAAATTTAAGTTTTTTTAGTTTGCTATATATAACACAAGCTTATCTTGAAATAATTGGAGAGCATATTCCCTTACGTTATGGAGTTCTGACGCAAGGTACACAACGCATTTTAGGAACCGAAGTCATTTCACCACTTAATGCCAGCGTAATTGGTGCCTGTCGTGTGATTTCTCAAGAGCACCCTTCAATTACTTGTAGAATATTTGACATTAACTCAACCGATCATTCTTCTCTTGAAACTTATTGTTTACTCTATTTAATAAATATGTCAGTGAGTGATGTCTGGTTCAAGCAAGATACAATTACAGCTTATAGAAATGGTTACCAGTGGAATTTATCTTATTCACCAGCTGACTCTACACTAATTTACAATCGTTTTAGAAATAAAGGTGTTTATCTAATAACAGGGGGATTAGGTGGAATAGGCTTAGCTCTCAGTGAAGCTATAGTGGAACACGTTACTCATCCTACACTTATTTTTCTTTCAAGAACCCCTATACCCCAAGAATCGGCTTGGAAGGAGGCGCTTGCTGATCCCACTCATAAGTTCCATCAAAAAGTAAAAACTTTTAGCCTACTGCAGCAAAAAGGAGCTTCTTTGCATTTTTATCAGGTAGACATCACTGATTATGTGGCTTTATCTAAAATCATCAATCAATGCAAAGACCAATTTGGCTCTATTCATGGTCTAATTCATTGTGCTGGCGTTGCGGGGGGCGGACTTGCTCAATTAAAAACGCGAGAAATGGCCGATAAGGTTTTACACCCCAAAATTCATGGAACTTTCAATTTAATAAGAGCATTTGCCGATATGCCACTGGATTTTGTTGTATTGATGTCCTCTATCGCAGCGCTGTCAGGAGAGCCAGGACAAATCGATTATTGTGCAGCAAACTCTTGTTTAGATACCTTTGCTATAAGTAATTATTTTAATTCCAATTTTGTTTTAAGTTTAAACTGGAATACCTGGCGAGAGGTTGGTATGGCAGTGGAAACTAAACATTCTGGTGATATGAACTGGTTTAATCGTGGTAATGATATTTCTCCCGAGCAAGGAAAGGGATTATTTTTGCAAGCTCTACAAACCAATTTCACAAATCTTGCAGTGTCTAATTTTGATATAACAACCTACAAAACACTGGTAGCTGAAAATAATAAACTTTTTGAATCCCCTGATATTAAAGTATCAAGAACTGATTTAAATATTGACAATGACTATCACCAACCTCGAAACCTCATAGAAACTCAGCTTGCTCAGCTCTGGCAGGAAGATCTAGGAATAGAGAGCATTGGTATACACGATAATTTTTTTGATTTGGGTGGACACTCACTAAAAGCCTTGAAATTAATAGAAAAAATTAATCATACTTTTCATCGTTCGTTAGCCGTTACTCAGCTTTATCAAACACCTACTATTGCTCAATTGAGTGAAATTATATCCGGTCAAGATAATATAGAATCACTAGATATTCTTGTGCCCTTAAATCATACAGCCAATACACCCAATCTTTTTGTCTGTCATCCCATAAGTGGTTTAGTGTACTGTTTTGATTCTTTAACTAAAGCATTTAGTCCTCCTCTTTCTATTTATGGACTCCAAGACCCAAGCATAAGCACTGATTGTTTACTTTATAGTGATATTCCATCGATGGCAAAAGCCTACTTGGCTGCTATTAAATCTATTCAACCTCATGGCCCCTATTATTTATTAGGCTACTCATTTGGAGGCAGTTTACTTTATGAGGTGGCTGCTCTATTAAAAAAAGAAAATAATCAAATTAACTTGCTAGGTCTTATTGATAGTTGGGCTGCATTTTCACCAAAACAAAGTGATGAATCTCACTTTAAAAGTCTATTACGTGTTTCTCATCCGGATTTACCTCCTAATTTGGTTCAATTAGCCTGGGCAAGAATGCAGCTGCTGCTATCCCATACACCCACAACACTCAATCAGGATATGCTATTATTTAAAGCAAGTGATCTTTTTGAGGATTATAAGTCTATCAATGATCCTTCAAATGGGTGGTCAAATTTCAACAAGGGGAAAATTACTTGCCATTTGCTAGATGCGAATCACGAAACTATTTTAAATGCTAAAAATAGCAAGCATATTGTAAAATGTATTCAACAATATTGTGGTCTTTAG
- a CDS encoding PAS domain-containing protein, translated as MKLSKKEMVILSKAYDALKHSFIVLNKDFKVTYINNYAKKLFGFTEQEINEAVSFNELLEKHKLPPLFIDQENFTLNEEPIKIKKHKKNGSFYVVKSIKSSLFSSLIRM; from the coding sequence ATGAAGTTGTCTAAGAAAGAAATGGTTATTTTAAGTAAAGCTTATGACGCACTAAAGCATTCATTCATCGTATTAAATAAAGATTTTAAGGTCACTTATATAAATAATTACGCTAAAAAACTTTTTGGCTTTACAGAACAAGAAATCAATGAAGCTGTTTCTTTTAACGAGCTTCTAGAAAAACATAAACTTCCTCCTCTTTTTATCGATCAGGAAAATTTTACTCTTAATGAAGAACCTATAAAAATTAAAAAGCACAAAAAAAATGGGAGCTTTTACGTGGTAAAGTCGATAAAAAGCAGTCTCTTTTCCTCTTTGATAAGGATG
- a CDS encoding GNAT family N-acetyltransferase, whose product MTSQLIRYFYQSEDYFFRAISKESFNVADQAMVYITDIPVASLNLVVIPRPIDKVELFLKKINSLFIKKSLPWAAVFSAIDPGESLKNYLEGINFAESENTTPMCIDLNQVPSFSPDERLVIKTTDNQLTDWKLPLIEAFHSTVELTSLYQKTHEYALEKKTQLHHLTLYLKEQPVSSLTLSFHGKLARIDDFGTLPACQGKGYGTYLLSFALDKIKQLGIELCFLEAAETGLSLYEKMGFKILFKRKYLWDFN is encoded by the coding sequence ATGACTTCTCAATTAATTCGTTATTTTTATCAATCCGAAGATTATTTCTTTCGTGCCATCAGCAAAGAGAGCTTTAACGTTGCTGATCAGGCGATGGTGTATATCACCGATATTCCTGTAGCCAGTTTAAATCTTGTAGTTATACCTCGTCCTATTGATAAAGTGGAACTTTTTTTAAAAAAAATTAATTCACTGTTTATTAAAAAAAGCTTACCTTGGGCAGCCGTTTTCTCAGCAATTGATCCAGGAGAATCCTTGAAAAATTATTTGGAAGGGATTAATTTTGCAGAAAGCGAAAACACTACTCCGATGTGCATCGATTTAAATCAGGTTCCCTCTTTTAGTCCAGACGAAAGATTAGTTATAAAAACAACTGATAATCAATTAACTGACTGGAAATTACCTCTCATCGAGGCTTTTCATTCAACGGTTGAATTAACCTCTTTATATCAAAAAACACATGAATATGCTTTGGAAAAGAAAACTCAACTTCATCATCTTACCCTTTATCTCAAAGAGCAGCCTGTCTCCTCATTAACCCTGTCCTTTCATGGCAAACTCGCAAGAATCGATGATTTTGGAACTCTTCCTGCTTGTCAAGGAAAAGGATATGGAACTTACCTGCTTTCTTTTGCCTTAGACAAAATTAAGCAACTAGGCATTGAGTTGTGCTTTTTAGAGGCAGCAGAAACAGGATTGTCTCTCTATGAGAAAATGGGGTTTAAAATCCTTTTTAAAAGAAAGTACTTATGGGATTTTAATTGA
- a CDS encoding glycoside hydrolase family 3 N-terminal domain-containing protein: MATLRQQIAQMLIIGFSGTVISETSPIKEWLRDNSLGGVLLFDYDLIQQRQGKNLVHRAQIQQLTEQLQQANTSLGKETPPLFVAIDYEGGAVDRLKYIEGCTKTVSPAELATFSLINFQTEVQKMASTLQELGFNLNFAPVVDLALNQEQGIIGKLKRSFSARPEQVVNLASQFVEIFAQHKITCCYKHFPGHGSAVGDTHEGFVDVTETFQLNELEPYRIVSSRDTDPAMVMTAHVVNRQLDPSGLPATLSKCILTTLLRQELGFNGVIISDDLQMHAISKHYSMEEALCLTINAGADMLIFANQLGNVTPYEIIDHIEKLVHARKILKDRIEEAYQRIIRLKQRQLHFNDDKS; this comes from the coding sequence ATGGCCACTTTACGACAACAAATTGCTCAAATGTTGATTATAGGTTTTTCTGGCACCGTTATTAGTGAAACCAGCCCAATAAAGGAATGGCTAAGGGATAATAGTCTTGGAGGCGTTTTGCTATTTGATTATGACCTTATTCAACAGCGGCAAGGGAAAAATCTTGTTCATCGTGCGCAAATTCAACAATTAACGGAACAGCTCCAACAGGCGAATACGTCTTTAGGTAAAGAGACGCCACCGCTTTTTGTTGCGATTGATTATGAAGGTGGGGCTGTAGATCGTTTAAAGTATATTGAGGGTTGTACAAAAACAGTGAGCCCGGCAGAATTGGCCACATTCTCGCTCATAAATTTTCAAACTGAAGTACAAAAGATGGCAAGTACTCTTCAGGAGCTTGGATTTAATTTGAATTTTGCCCCTGTTGTTGATCTCGCTTTAAATCAGGAGCAGGGCATCATTGGTAAATTAAAACGAAGTTTTTCTGCTCGCCCTGAGCAAGTGGTAAACTTGGCAAGCCAATTTGTTGAAATCTTTGCCCAACATAAAATCACTTGTTGTTATAAACATTTTCCTGGTCATGGCAGTGCAGTGGGTGATACTCATGAGGGATTTGTTGATGTTACCGAGACATTTCAATTAAATGAATTGGAACCTTATCGTATTGTTTCTAGCAGGGATACTGATCCAGCCATGGTTATGACAGCTCATGTTGTTAATCGTCAATTAGATCCAAGCGGTCTGCCTGCTACTTTGTCCAAATGCATCTTAACGACTCTACTGCGACAAGAACTTGGTTTTAACGGTGTAATAATCAGTGATGATTTGCAAATGCATGCTATTTCCAAACATTATTCCATGGAGGAGGCGCTTTGTTTAACTATTAATGCTGGTGCAGATATGCTTATTTTTGCAAATCAATTAGGAAACGTTACACCTTATGAGATCATTGATCACATAGAAAAATTAGTTCATGCACGCAAAATTCTAAAAGACCGTATTGAAGAAGCTTATCAGCGAATTATTCGTTTAAAACAAAGGCAGTTGCATTTTAACGATGATAAGTCTTGA
- a CDS encoding dicarboxylate/amino acid:cation symporter, giving the protein MCARHSSQKKQWLNTPFLYAIMIVLGILSGYSDITVLKIFGLFIADVFIKIFKCISLPIIALSIIVTLSNYRADGVMRKVWSRAMSYTLGTTLVAAAVSCVLYILIHPGMVNVINQHTATPETNQLGYFQHVANLIPSSILSPFLEHQVMGVLLMGIVIGIAIRFIPEAEARHTITQFFRGAHGLFMVITGWVIAIIPVGLYGFIATTVVQLREGMAIKGIGEYLLIIVLANLIQGFIILPLWLKSQGIKPFAALKGMLPALSVAFFSKSSVGTLPITMETAEKNLNVKPEISRFVLPLCTSLNMNGCAAFIFATVIYLMQNHGIEISLPMMGLWVVISTIAAIGNAGVPMGCFFLSASLLASMNVPITLLGIILPFYSLIDMLETALNVWSDSCVAKVVNEKAETEEVIHTGVVAG; this is encoded by the coding sequence ATGTGCGCCCGACACTCTTCTCAAAAAAAGCAATGGCTAAATACTCCTTTTTTATACGCCATTATGATTGTTCTAGGCATTCTCAGTGGTTATTCTGATATTACGGTCTTAAAAATTTTCGGTTTATTTATTGCGGATGTTTTTATTAAAATTTTCAAGTGCATAAGTCTTCCCATTATTGCTTTGTCAATTATTGTCACCTTATCCAACTATCGTGCAGATGGAGTCATGCGAAAAGTCTGGAGCCGCGCAATGTCTTATACGCTGGGTACGACGTTGGTAGCAGCAGCAGTGAGTTGTGTTCTCTATATTCTTATTCATCCCGGTATGGTAAATGTCATCAACCAACATACTGCCACGCCAGAAACCAATCAACTTGGTTATTTTCAACATGTGGCTAACTTAATTCCTTCTTCTATCCTCTCCCCTTTTCTTGAGCATCAAGTCATGGGGGTATTATTGATGGGAATTGTGATTGGGATTGCCATTCGCTTTATTCCTGAAGCCGAAGCAAGACATACTATCACCCAATTTTTCCGCGGGGCTCATGGCTTATTCATGGTCATTACCGGTTGGGTCATTGCTATTATTCCTGTGGGTTTGTACGGCTTTATCGCAACAACCGTAGTGCAATTGCGTGAAGGGATGGCGATTAAAGGCATAGGAGAATATTTACTAATTATTGTGTTAGCGAATTTAATTCAAGGCTTTATTATTTTACCCTTGTGGCTTAAATCCCAGGGTATTAAGCCTTTTGCGGCTCTTAAAGGTATGCTTCCAGCATTATCAGTGGCCTTTTTTTCCAAGTCATCGGTAGGTACTTTGCCGATAACAATGGAAACCGCCGAGAAAAATTTAAATGTTAAGCCTGAAATTAGTCGTTTTGTACTGCCTCTTTGCACGAGCTTGAATATGAATGGTTGTGCCGCATTTATTTTTGCAACCGTTATTTACCTTATGCAAAATCATGGCATCGAAATCTCATTGCCTATGATGGGACTATGGGTTGTAATTTCAACAATTGCTGCAATAGGCAATGCTGGTGTTCCCATGGGATGCTTTTTCTTAAGTGCCAGTTTGTTGGCCAGTATGAATGTACCTATTACGTTATTAGGGATTATCTTACCCTTCTACAGCTTGATAGATATGCTAGAAACAGCCCTAAATGTCTGGTCTGATTCTTGTGTAGCCAAAGTAGTGAATGAAAAAGCTGAGACGGAGGAGGTTATTCACACAGGGGTGGTGGCTGGATGA